The following are encoded together in the Microtus pennsylvanicus isolate mMicPen1 chromosome 8, mMicPen1.hap1, whole genome shotgun sequence genome:
- the Acp1 gene encoding low molecular weight phosphotyrosine protein phosphatase isoform X2, with amino-acid sequence MAEVGSKSVLFVCLGNICRSPIAEAVFRKLVTDENVSANWAIDSSAVSDWNVGRPPDPRAVSCLRNHGISTAHKARQITKEDFATFDYILCMDESNLRDLNRKSNQVKNCKAKIELLGSYDPQKQLIIEDPYYGNDSDFEVVYQQCLRCCKAFLEKTH; translated from the exons ATGGCAGAGGTTGGGTCCAAGTCGGTGTTGTTCGTGTGTCTCG GTAACATTTGCCGGTCACCCATTGCAGAAgcagttttcaggaaactggTAACTGATGAGAATGTTTCAGCTAAT TGGGCCATTGACAGCAGCGCTGTTTCCGACTGGAACGTGGGCCGGCCCCCAGACCCAAGAGCTGTCAGCTGCCTAAGAAATCATGGCATTAGCACAGCCCATAAGGCAAGACAG ATTACAAAAGAAGACTTTGCCACATTCGATTATATACTATGTATGGATGAAAGCAATCTGAG AGATTTGAATAGAAAAAGTAATCAAGTTAAAAACTGCAAAGCTAAAATTGAGCTACTTGGGAGCTATGATCCACAGAAACAACTCATTATTGAAGATCCCTATTAT GGCAATGACTCTGACTTCGAAGTGGTGTACCAGCAATGCCTCAGGTGCTGCAAGGCTTTCCTGGAGAAGACTCACTAG
- the Acp1 gene encoding low molecular weight phosphotyrosine protein phosphatase isoform X1 has product MAEVGSKSVLFVCLGNICRSPIAEAVFRKLVTDENVSANWRIDSAATSTYEVGNPPDYRGQNCMRKHGIPMNHTARQITKEDFATFDYILCMDESNLRDLNRKSNQVKNCKAKIELLGSYDPQKQLIIEDPYYGNDSDFEVVYQQCLRCCKAFLEKTH; this is encoded by the exons ATGGCAGAGGTTGGGTCCAAGTCGGTGTTGTTCGTGTGTCTCG GTAACATTTGCCGGTCACCCATTGCAGAAgcagttttcaggaaactggTAACTGATGAGAATGTTTCAGCTAAT TGGAGGATAGACAGTGCGGCTACATCCACCTATGAAGTGGGGAACCCCCCTGACTATCGTGGGCAGAACTGCATGAGAAAACATGGCATCCCCATGAATCACACTGCACGGCAG ATTACAAAAGAAGACTTTGCCACATTCGATTATATACTATGTATGGATGAAAGCAATCTGAG AGATTTGAATAGAAAAAGTAATCAAGTTAAAAACTGCAAAGCTAAAATTGAGCTACTTGGGAGCTATGATCCACAGAAACAACTCATTATTGAAGATCCCTATTAT GGCAATGACTCTGACTTCGAAGTGGTGTACCAGCAATGCCTCAGGTGCTGCAAGGCTTTCCTGGAGAAGACTCACTAG